A genomic window from Megalobrama amblycephala isolate DHTTF-2021 linkage group LG2, ASM1881202v1, whole genome shotgun sequence includes:
- the samsn1b gene encoding SAM domain-containing protein SAMSN-1b isoform X1: MIHHLLPVIDHLLNPYNSALKDGSTDSLYEPAQIGLNCQDSLPRRLPSPNCAKNMGVWSGSEPCIAMKLPETHTRKTQENKTSEKVKRKSQKLSTSEDETTDHTESDAHWPSTRKKDGFVHGKNHMNTEMVKDHHLSKLTREENEERGNSEKTVKNPSVQGVNFEAWNPNRENSEGRQQDLTRRSEGEDETQGTLKKIQKLVGVKKGGQSVTEESRNNIEPGGHLTESNGKDHSPVITCISLTKKAEKKPTRQPPQSQQPMQEKDVDTTESEGSWSPGLFQEYWSPVAYSPAWDTSTHTCHRSTAEQVMYNFNFTLPRDTDWDKYEELFHRLDPYKRDQQARWITHSVMDLDMPDPLRSTSFGIFDRQQHTQVKAEDKGESLPTEAAEVDPSKSGGLGKKMKNISLTMRKKMGRKYTKALSEETGEETEAVVAEVGDGTLAKGCHPSMESLFSLHSGQSSSSGVTSSSEGYSNRDSLRLEEDVPYTGQFCGRAKVHTDFVPSPYDTESLKLKVGDIIEIISKPAMGIWTGMLNGKVGSFKFIYVDMLVEESVPEPRIRSHRRSRRPRPKTLQEFLERLNLEEHISSLLLNGYQTVDDLRDLKEQHLVELNMTDPEHRHLLLAAAESLQDPEYNNQNLGETNEEPKSPSEEVKVELSNCPRDSGCYIGSDCSDNSKEDTETQLAPLSPPTTEA, encoded by the exons ATGATTCATCACCTTTTACCTGTCATAGATCACCTCCTTAACCCTTATAACTCTGCTTTAAAG GATGGCTCTACGGACAGCCTGTACGAACCAGCCCAGATTGGCCTGAACTGTCAAGACTCATTGCCCAGAAGGCTACCCAGCCCAAACTGTGCGAAAAACATGGGCGTGTGGAGCGGATCCGAGCCCTGCATCGCCATG AAGCTTCCAGAGACTCACACAAGGAAGACTCAGGAAAATAAGACTTCGGAAAAGGTGAAGAGAAA GTCCCAAAAACTATCGACATCTGAAGATGAGACTACAG ATCATACAGAGTCTGATGCCCACTGGCCTTCCACCAGGAAAAAAGATGGCTTTGTACATGGCAAGAACCATATGAACACAG AGATGGTCAAAGATCACCACCTGTCAAAACTCACCAGAGAAGAGAATGAGGAGCGGGGGAATTCAGAGAAAACTGTTAAAAATCCTTCTGTCCAG GGTGTGAATTTCGAAGCCTGGAATCCCAATAGAGAAAACTCTGAAGGCAGACAGCAAGACTTG ACCAGGAGGTCAGAGGGCGAGGACGAGACGCAAGGCACGCTGAAGAAAATCCAGAAACTGGTAGGAGTGAAAAAGGGGGGTCAAAGTGTCACGGAAGAATCGAGGAACAACATAGAGCCTGGTG GTCATTTGACAGAATCCAATGGCAAAGACCACAGTCCTGTCATAACCTGCATCAGCCTGACCAAAAAAGCTGAGAAGAAGCCCACACGACAACCACCACAATCCCAGCAGCCCATGCAGGAGAAGGATGTGGATACAACAGAATCGGAGGGCTCCTGGAGTCCAGGGCTCTTTCAGGAGTACTGGAGTCCCGTGGCGTATTCTCCAGCGTGGGACACATCCACACACACCTGCCACAGGTCAACGGCTGAACAGGTCATGTACAACTTCAACTTCACCCTCCCCAGAGACACAGACTGGGATAAATACGAGGAGCTTTTTCACCGATTAGACCCCTACAAACGAGACCAGCAAGCCAGATGGATCACCCACTCCGTCATGGACCTGGACATGCCAGACCCCCTG CGATCCACCAGTTTTGGGATTtttgacagacagcagcacacCCAGGTCAAGGCAGAAGATAAGGGAGAAAGTTTG CCCACGGAAGCAGCTGAGGTGGATCCCAGTAAATCAGGAGGTCTCGGGAAGAAGATGAAGAACATCTCACTGACCATGCGTAAAAAGATGGGCCGGAAATACACTAAAGCCCTGTCAGAGGAAACG GGCGAGGAGACTGAAGCTGTGGTGGCTGAAGTCGGGGACGGTACGCTGGCCAAAGGCTGTCACCCCTCCATGGAAAGTTTGTTCAGTTTGCACAGCGGCCAGAGTTCATCTA GTGGCGTGACCAGCAGCTCTGAAGGTTATAGTAACAGGGACAGCCTGCGTTTAGAAGAAGACGTGCCCTACACAGGCCAGTTTTGCGGGAGAGCCAAGGTCCACACTGACTTTGTTCCCAGTCCGTATGACACAGAGTCTCTCAAACTCAAG gtGGGAGATATTATTGAGATCATCAGTAAACCTGCCATGGGAATCTGGACTGGGATGCTGAACGGTAAAGTGGGAAGCTTTAAGTTCATCTACGTCGACATGCTGGTGGAGGAAAGCGTGCCGGAACCGAGGATTCGCTCTCACAGGAGGAGCAGAAGACCTCGACCCAAAACCCTTCAGGAATTTCTGGAAAGACTCAATCTGGAG GAGCACATTTCATCTCTGCTGTTGAACGGGTATCAGACGGTGGACGATCTTCGGGATTTGAAGGAGCAGCACCTTGTAGAGCTGAATATGACCGACCCTGAACACAGACACCTGCTGCTAGCGGCAGCAGAAAGCCTGCAGGACCCTGAAT ATAATAATCAGAATCTGGGAGAGACAAATGAGGAGCCCAAATCTCCCTCTGAAGAAGTCAAAGTCGAACTGAGCAACTGTCCCAGAGACTCGGGCTGTTACATCGGATCAGACTGTTCAGACAACagtaaagaggacacagagaccCAGCTGGCCCCTCTCAGCCCACCGACAACAGAAGCATAA
- the samsn1b gene encoding SAM domain-containing protein SAMSN-1b isoform X2 — MGVWSGSEPCIAMKLPETHTRKTQENKTSEKVKRKSQKLSTSEDETTDHTESDAHWPSTRKKDGFVHGKNHMNTEMVKDHHLSKLTREENEERGNSEKTVKNPSVQGVNFEAWNPNRENSEGRQQDLTRRSEGEDETQGTLKKIQKLVGVKKGGQSVTEESRNNIEPGGHLTESNGKDHSPVITCISLTKKAEKKPTRQPPQSQQPMQEKDVDTTESEGSWSPGLFQEYWSPVAYSPAWDTSTHTCHRSTAEQVMYNFNFTLPRDTDWDKYEELFHRLDPYKRDQQARWITHSVMDLDMPDPLRSTSFGIFDRQQHTQVKAEDKGESLPTEAAEVDPSKSGGLGKKMKNISLTMRKKMGRKYTKALSEETGEETEAVVAEVGDGTLAKGCHPSMESLFSLHSGQSSSSGVTSSSEGYSNRDSLRLEEDVPYTGQFCGRAKVHTDFVPSPYDTESLKLKVGDIIEIISKPAMGIWTGMLNGKVGSFKFIYVDMLVEESVPEPRIRSHRRSRRPRPKTLQEFLERLNLEEHISSLLLNGYQTVDDLRDLKEQHLVELNMTDPEHRHLLLAAAESLQDPEYNNQNLGETNEEPKSPSEEVKVELSNCPRDSGCYIGSDCSDNSKEDTETQLAPLSPPTTEA; from the exons ATGGGCGTGTGGAGCGGATCCGAGCCCTGCATCGCCATG AAGCTTCCAGAGACTCACACAAGGAAGACTCAGGAAAATAAGACTTCGGAAAAGGTGAAGAGAAA GTCCCAAAAACTATCGACATCTGAAGATGAGACTACAG ATCATACAGAGTCTGATGCCCACTGGCCTTCCACCAGGAAAAAAGATGGCTTTGTACATGGCAAGAACCATATGAACACAG AGATGGTCAAAGATCACCACCTGTCAAAACTCACCAGAGAAGAGAATGAGGAGCGGGGGAATTCAGAGAAAACTGTTAAAAATCCTTCTGTCCAG GGTGTGAATTTCGAAGCCTGGAATCCCAATAGAGAAAACTCTGAAGGCAGACAGCAAGACTTG ACCAGGAGGTCAGAGGGCGAGGACGAGACGCAAGGCACGCTGAAGAAAATCCAGAAACTGGTAGGAGTGAAAAAGGGGGGTCAAAGTGTCACGGAAGAATCGAGGAACAACATAGAGCCTGGTG GTCATTTGACAGAATCCAATGGCAAAGACCACAGTCCTGTCATAACCTGCATCAGCCTGACCAAAAAAGCTGAGAAGAAGCCCACACGACAACCACCACAATCCCAGCAGCCCATGCAGGAGAAGGATGTGGATACAACAGAATCGGAGGGCTCCTGGAGTCCAGGGCTCTTTCAGGAGTACTGGAGTCCCGTGGCGTATTCTCCAGCGTGGGACACATCCACACACACCTGCCACAGGTCAACGGCTGAACAGGTCATGTACAACTTCAACTTCACCCTCCCCAGAGACACAGACTGGGATAAATACGAGGAGCTTTTTCACCGATTAGACCCCTACAAACGAGACCAGCAAGCCAGATGGATCACCCACTCCGTCATGGACCTGGACATGCCAGACCCCCTG CGATCCACCAGTTTTGGGATTtttgacagacagcagcacacCCAGGTCAAGGCAGAAGATAAGGGAGAAAGTTTG CCCACGGAAGCAGCTGAGGTGGATCCCAGTAAATCAGGAGGTCTCGGGAAGAAGATGAAGAACATCTCACTGACCATGCGTAAAAAGATGGGCCGGAAATACACTAAAGCCCTGTCAGAGGAAACG GGCGAGGAGACTGAAGCTGTGGTGGCTGAAGTCGGGGACGGTACGCTGGCCAAAGGCTGTCACCCCTCCATGGAAAGTTTGTTCAGTTTGCACAGCGGCCAGAGTTCATCTA GTGGCGTGACCAGCAGCTCTGAAGGTTATAGTAACAGGGACAGCCTGCGTTTAGAAGAAGACGTGCCCTACACAGGCCAGTTTTGCGGGAGAGCCAAGGTCCACACTGACTTTGTTCCCAGTCCGTATGACACAGAGTCTCTCAAACTCAAG gtGGGAGATATTATTGAGATCATCAGTAAACCTGCCATGGGAATCTGGACTGGGATGCTGAACGGTAAAGTGGGAAGCTTTAAGTTCATCTACGTCGACATGCTGGTGGAGGAAAGCGTGCCGGAACCGAGGATTCGCTCTCACAGGAGGAGCAGAAGACCTCGACCCAAAACCCTTCAGGAATTTCTGGAAAGACTCAATCTGGAG GAGCACATTTCATCTCTGCTGTTGAACGGGTATCAGACGGTGGACGATCTTCGGGATTTGAAGGAGCAGCACCTTGTAGAGCTGAATATGACCGACCCTGAACACAGACACCTGCTGCTAGCGGCAGCAGAAAGCCTGCAGGACCCTGAAT ATAATAATCAGAATCTGGGAGAGACAAATGAGGAGCCCAAATCTCCCTCTGAAGAAGTCAAAGTCGAACTGAGCAACTGTCCCAGAGACTCGGGCTGTTACATCGGATCAGACTGTTCAGACAACagtaaagaggacacagagaccCAGCTGGCCCCTCTCAGCCCACCGACAACAGAAGCATAA
- the samsn1b gene encoding SAM domain-containing protein SAMSN-1b isoform X3 has protein sequence MLQRKPSNVSDKSRNKPKRSTSFGIFDRQQHTQVKAEDKGESLPTEAAEVDPSKSGGLGKKMKNISLTMRKKMGRKYTKALSEETGEETEAVVAEVGDGTLAKGCHPSMESLFSLHSGQSSSSGVTSSSEGYSNRDSLRLEEDVPYTGQFCGRAKVHTDFVPSPYDTESLKLKVGDIIEIISKPAMGIWTGMLNGKVGSFKFIYVDMLVEESVPEPRIRSHRRSRRPRPKTLQEFLERLNLEEHISSLLLNGYQTVDDLRDLKEQHLVELNMTDPEHRHLLLAAAESLQDPEYNNQNLGETNEEPKSPSEEVKVELSNCPRDSGCYIGSDCSDNSKEDTETQLAPLSPPTTEA, from the exons ATGCTTCAAAGGAAACCATCAAATGTCTCTGACAAATCAAGGAACAAACCTAAG CGATCCACCAGTTTTGGGATTtttgacagacagcagcacacCCAGGTCAAGGCAGAAGATAAGGGAGAAAGTTTG CCCACGGAAGCAGCTGAGGTGGATCCCAGTAAATCAGGAGGTCTCGGGAAGAAGATGAAGAACATCTCACTGACCATGCGTAAAAAGATGGGCCGGAAATACACTAAAGCCCTGTCAGAGGAAACG GGCGAGGAGACTGAAGCTGTGGTGGCTGAAGTCGGGGACGGTACGCTGGCCAAAGGCTGTCACCCCTCCATGGAAAGTTTGTTCAGTTTGCACAGCGGCCAGAGTTCATCTA GTGGCGTGACCAGCAGCTCTGAAGGTTATAGTAACAGGGACAGCCTGCGTTTAGAAGAAGACGTGCCCTACACAGGCCAGTTTTGCGGGAGAGCCAAGGTCCACACTGACTTTGTTCCCAGTCCGTATGACACAGAGTCTCTCAAACTCAAG gtGGGAGATATTATTGAGATCATCAGTAAACCTGCCATGGGAATCTGGACTGGGATGCTGAACGGTAAAGTGGGAAGCTTTAAGTTCATCTACGTCGACATGCTGGTGGAGGAAAGCGTGCCGGAACCGAGGATTCGCTCTCACAGGAGGAGCAGAAGACCTCGACCCAAAACCCTTCAGGAATTTCTGGAAAGACTCAATCTGGAG GAGCACATTTCATCTCTGCTGTTGAACGGGTATCAGACGGTGGACGATCTTCGGGATTTGAAGGAGCAGCACCTTGTAGAGCTGAATATGACCGACCCTGAACACAGACACCTGCTGCTAGCGGCAGCAGAAAGCCTGCAGGACCCTGAAT ATAATAATCAGAATCTGGGAGAGACAAATGAGGAGCCCAAATCTCCCTCTGAAGAAGTCAAAGTCGAACTGAGCAACTGTCCCAGAGACTCGGGCTGTTACATCGGATCAGACTGTTCAGACAACagtaaagaggacacagagaccCAGCTGGCCCCTCTCAGCCCACCGACAACAGAAGCATAA